One segment of Pseudanabaena sp. FACHB-2040 DNA contains the following:
- a CDS encoding inorganic diphosphatase has product MDLSRIPAQPKPGLLNVLIEIPGGSKNKYEFDKDMNAFALDRVLFASVQYPYDYGFVPNTLADDGDPLDGMVIMDQPTFPGCVITARPIGMLEMIDGGDRDEKILCVPAADPRYTQVKTLDDVAPHRLDEIAEFFRTYKNLEKKVTEILGWKNVEHVNPLVEACVAAGQK; this is encoded by the coding sequence GTGGATCTTTCTAGAATTCCTGCTCAGCCTAAACCTGGGCTACTAAACGTGCTGATCGAAATCCCAGGCGGCAGCAAGAATAAGTACGAATTTGACAAGGATATGAATGCCTTTGCTCTAGACCGGGTCTTGTTTGCCTCGGTTCAGTACCCCTACGACTATGGGTTCGTGCCCAACACCCTAGCCGATGATGGGGACCCGCTCGATGGTATGGTCATTATGGATCAGCCGACCTTTCCGGGCTGCGTCATTACAGCCCGCCCCATTGGGATGCTGGAGATGATTGACGGCGGCGATCGCGACGAGAAAATTCTTTGCGTGCCTGCTGCTGATCCGCGCTATACCCAAGTCAAGACCCTAGACGACGTTGCCCCCCATCGCCTAGATGAGATTGCCGAGTTTTTCCGGACTTACAAGAATCTAGAGAAAAAGGTGACCGAAATCCTGGGCTGGAAGAATGTGGAGCACGTTAATCCCCTGGTAGAAGCTTGTGTGGCAGCAGGTCAAAAGTAG
- a CDS encoding resolvase codes for MNPDSTQSSLQSIVSQAAPSVPNDEPALLTVEDVQKQLKRSRASVYRYANTDSELLNPPFDPQKLNPEVRTNREDPLLFHPKEVRRFARDVLGLNPTIEVQTPPETVTQELLRAILLELQSIHELLKSRS; via the coding sequence ATGAACCCCGATTCAACTCAATCTAGCCTTCAATCTATAGTCTCCCAAGCGGCCCCCTCTGTTCCCAATGATGAGCCCGCCCTGCTCACCGTCGAAGATGTCCAAAAGCAGCTGAAGCGTTCGCGAGCCTCAGTTTACCGCTACGCCAACACCGACTCCGAACTGCTCAACCCCCCTTTTGATCCCCAAAAGCTCAATCCCGAAGTTCGCACTAACCGAGAGGATCCCCTGCTGTTTCACCCCAAAGAAGTGAGGCGATTTGCCCGCGATGTCTTGGGGCTAAACCCGACAATTGAAGTACAAACGCCCCCTGAAACCGTCACTCAAGAGCTGCTGCGGGCCATCCTATTAGAGCTTCAGAGCATCCATGAGCTGCTAAAATCTCGCTCTTGA
- a CDS encoding FAD-dependent oxidoreductase, producing the protein MRGSKRRLLQKYLTVLGLSTFGVGMLAGLAAYRLAPKNTQSIDPKTADLEPALTLGQGIAQPLQFNGRPRLHPLPAAQEVWECEVAVVGGSLGGIAAAAHAMQSGAQICLIEAAPWLGGQISSQGVSALDESLLMRRQQNFSNSWVRFRNLLERQPVQLPDWSPGALNRQVADINQCWVGTLCFPPKAGATAAEELLQSFAAEAPGSRWGSAIAFKGATFDTTGQTITALHAVKRTPKDPNYLPKGRLSEELAEWYSWSPTDTFDRVPIRLQPPPGKQMLVIDATDTGELVAWARVPYRVGSESNRTTGEVHGARFDNPQCTQAFTYPFAIAIHDDGGDSLATLSRLKTTFALHEHQAEYDLEGFPMFQEKSVFHYRRIVSHSRNNPYYGTPALGDISMINWNRGNDWNWMNPPLILQDQELADSGQYQNWMGGLSQSALKFGEEHALKFARWLMETQATPEYPLAYLYGPDSPMGTLSGLSMVPYFREGRRIVGRPSYNQEEFQIRENDLRYDFPNQRSFGPSAVGLVHYAIDIHGCRYRNWLPSGEAVSAPAEEPQVRPLQVPLESLVPQGVENLLIGGKALAVTHIANAVTRIHYNEWQIGAAAGATAGWLVRQDSTLAPAEIIPSGQMSPLQEHLGQQGLRLN; encoded by the coding sequence GTGAGGGGTTCTAAACGGCGTTTACTGCAAAAATACTTGACGGTGCTGGGGCTGAGCACGTTTGGCGTCGGCATGTTGGCGGGATTGGCCGCCTACCGACTCGCTCCCAAAAATACTCAGTCTATCGATCCTAAAACGGCTGATCTAGAGCCCGCCTTGACACTAGGACAGGGCATCGCCCAACCGCTCCAGTTCAACGGTCGGCCTCGGCTCCATCCCTTACCGGCCGCGCAGGAGGTGTGGGAGTGCGAAGTGGCAGTCGTTGGCGGGTCTTTAGGAGGGATTGCCGCTGCCGCTCACGCTATGCAGTCGGGAGCCCAGATCTGCCTGATTGAAGCCGCTCCGTGGCTGGGAGGGCAAATCAGCTCTCAGGGCGTCTCGGCTCTAGACGAGTCGCTCCTGATGCGGCGACAGCAAAATTTTTCTAACAGTTGGGTTCGCTTTAGAAATTTGCTGGAGCGGCAGCCAGTTCAGCTGCCCGACTGGAGCCCTGGCGCTTTAAATCGGCAGGTAGCTGACATTAACCAGTGCTGGGTCGGCACTCTGTGTTTTCCGCCTAAGGCTGGAGCGACTGCCGCAGAAGAACTGCTGCAGAGCTTTGCGGCAGAAGCTCCCGGCAGCCGGTGGGGCAGTGCGATCGCATTTAAAGGAGCGACTTTTGACACCACAGGGCAGACGATTACAGCCCTCCATGCGGTCAAGCGAACTCCTAAAGATCCCAACTACCTGCCCAAGGGACGGCTCTCCGAAGAGCTGGCTGAGTGGTATAGCTGGTCGCCCACAGATACCTTCGATCGGGTGCCCATTCGGCTACAGCCCCCGCCTGGTAAGCAGATGCTGGTAATTGATGCCACCGATACAGGAGAGCTGGTTGCTTGGGCCAGGGTGCCTTATCGGGTTGGCTCGGAGTCGAACCGGACTACGGGCGAAGTTCACGGGGCTCGGTTTGACAATCCGCAGTGTACTCAAGCCTTTACCTATCCATTTGCGATCGCAATTCACGATGACGGCGGAGACAGCCTAGCGACGCTCTCACGCCTTAAAACCACCTTCGCCCTCCACGAACATCAGGCGGAGTATGACCTGGAAGGCTTTCCTATGTTCCAGGAAAAGAGCGTTTTTCACTATCGCCGCATTGTCAGCCATAGCCGCAATAACCCCTATTACGGCACTCCAGCTCTGGGCGACATCTCCATGATCAACTGGAACCGGGGCAATGACTGGAACTGGATGAATCCGCCCCTGATCCTGCAGGATCAGGAACTGGCTGACTCGGGGCAATACCAGAACTGGATGGGAGGTTTGTCTCAGTCGGCCCTCAAGTTTGGCGAAGAACATGCCCTCAAATTTGCCCGCTGGCTGATGGAGACCCAGGCCACACCCGAATATCCCTTGGCCTATCTCTATGGCCCTGACAGCCCTATGGGCACCCTTTCCGGCCTCAGCATGGTGCCCTATTTTCGAGAAGGGCGGCGCATTGTTGGCCGCCCTTCTTACAATCAAGAGGAGTTCCAGATCCGGGAGAATGACCTGCGCTACGACTTCCCCAATCAGCGCAGCTTCGGCCCTTCCGCGGTGGGCCTAGTTCACTACGCCATTGACATTCACGGCTGTCGCTACCGCAACTGGCTGCCCTCAGGAGAAGCCGTTAGTGCTCCCGCTGAAGAACCCCAAGTGAGGCCTCTGCAGGTTCCGCTTGAGAGCCTGGTTCCTCAGGGGGTGGAAAACCTACTGATCGGGGGTAAAGCGCTAGCAGTGACGCACATCGCTAATGCAGTCACCCGCATTCACTACAACGAATGGCAGATTGGCGCTGCCGCCGGAGCCACCGCAGGCTGGTTAGTTCGGCAAGACAGTACCCTTGCCCCGGCAGAGATTATTCCCAGCGGTCAAATGAGTCCGCTCCAGGAGCACTTGGGGCAGCAAGGACTGCGACTGAATTAA
- a CDS encoding DUF2243 domain-containing protein, protein MAVDQLKTANSGLLIAAGITLGIGQAGFFDGIVIHQLLQWHHMFSSVETDATVAGLELNTFGDGLFHLFDWLMTLLGIFLLWQVAKRDEVVRSTPLFVGALLLGFGLFNIFEGMIDHHLLGIHHVKSGPYEATYDIGFLVISGLIAISGWLLMRQPHQEQV, encoded by the coding sequence ATGGCTGTCGATCAGCTGAAAACGGCAAACAGCGGTCTATTAATAGCGGCTGGCATCACCCTAGGAATTGGTCAGGCTGGTTTTTTTGATGGCATTGTGATCCATCAGCTGCTGCAGTGGCATCACATGTTTTCCAGTGTCGAAACAGATGCTACCGTCGCCGGTCTGGAGCTCAATACGTTTGGAGATGGGCTCTTTCACTTGTTTGACTGGCTGATGACGCTGCTGGGCATTTTTCTGCTCTGGCAGGTGGCTAAGCGGGACGAAGTTGTCCGCTCTACTCCATTATTTGTAGGGGCACTGCTGCTAGGGTTTGGCCTTTTTAATATTTTTGAGGGGATGATTGACCACCATCTCCTCGGCATTCACCACGTCAAGTCGGGCCCCTACGAAGCCACCTACGACATCGGGTTTTTAGTGATCAGTGGGTTAATTGCTATATCGGGCTGGCTTTTAATGCGGCAGCCTCATCAAGAGCAGGTGTAG
- a CDS encoding glycosyltransferase family 2 protein, with product MQSIELARIAVMNRVELSKLSESLGKNPWQVASNSAYEAQTAPTVTVIVTLFNYANYITGCLDSVCAAITENLPGGLEILVIDDCSSDNSIQVTEDYLNQRSDVPIALVKKLFNTGLADARNLGLKLARAPYVFILDADNWIYPNCLSVLYGAIAESDYTAAYGIINRFDSETGEGIGLLSFYEWSIPDLLHGNYIDAMAMLKRDVLLSLGGYSTELIQYGWFGWEDYDMWLKLANAQQPVKLVPQVLSAYRVHSQSMINTTNLYIQFLAKYFKKKFSSLVEEFHNSSLLFGQPLEQSPENNPATLADLLQHLQVENQRLLVENQRLQLENQQLKQLAVGI from the coding sequence ATGCAATCTATCGAACTAGCCAGAATTGCGGTCATGAATCGGGTAGAGCTTTCCAAGCTCTCCGAAAGTCTGGGTAAAAATCCCTGGCAGGTAGCCTCGAACTCGGCCTACGAAGCTCAGACTGCTCCCACTGTAACCGTGATCGTGACGTTATTTAACTACGCTAACTACATCACGGGCTGTCTCGACAGTGTCTGCGCTGCCATTACAGAGAATCTACCGGGCGGGCTAGAGATTTTAGTGATTGATGATTGCTCCTCAGATAACTCGATTCAGGTGACTGAGGACTATCTAAACCAGCGATCTGATGTGCCTATTGCGCTCGTAAAAAAGCTGTTCAATACGGGGTTGGCCGATGCTCGTAACTTGGGCTTGAAGTTGGCCCGAGCCCCTTATGTCTTTATTTTAGATGCCGACAACTGGATCTATCCTAACTGCCTCAGCGTTTTGTATGGTGCGATCGCAGAGTCTGACTATACAGCTGCCTACGGCATCATCAATCGCTTTGATAGCGAAACTGGGGAGGGAATTGGGCTGCTTTCCTTCTATGAATGGAGCATTCCAGATCTGCTTCACGGCAACTACATTGATGCGATGGCCATGCTCAAGCGGGATGTACTGCTAAGCCTGGGCGGGTACTCAACAGAACTGATTCAGTACGGATGGTTTGGTTGGGAAGATTACGACATGTGGCTGAAGCTGGCTAACGCCCAGCAACCCGTCAAGCTGGTGCCTCAAGTGCTCAGCGCCTACCGGGTACATTCCCAGTCCATGATCAACACCACCAATCTCTATATTCAGTTTCTGGCTAAATACTTCAAGAAGAAATTCTCAAGCTTAGTCGAGGAATTCCATAATTCAAGCCTCTTATTTGGACAGCCTCTGGAGCAGAGCCCGGAGAACAACCCGGCGACTCTAGCCGATTTATTACAGCACCTTCAGGTCGAGAATCAAAGACTGCTGGTAGAAAATCAAAGGCTACAGTTGGAGAACCAGCAGCTCAAGCAACTAGCAGTCGGTATTTGA
- a CDS encoding glycosyltransferase, with amino-acid sequence MQSHPIKFFATSLGNWFMIEIAQIFIEGIRQSGIEAELLIDVLPSKTDKSPQVIVAPHEFYPLFFEEEKSDDEIIDLTQSVYFLTVEQPGSSWFEIAYNYARYTRGVFDINAQGVSEFKQRGIEAVYAPLGLSPCLELKGHCAETKSQEIDLLFMGVWSNKRERFISKYASFFNAFRSQLIITRLEKPRSVNTPGFYTGKARNELLASSKILVNVHSSDRTYLEWHRVLVALANRCLVVSETSEAIEPLVSGQHFIMCDLDEIPAACEYYLKHEEERLSIVNRAYEFLKREHTSALLAAPLLEKFAVKSPVICNLSN; translated from the coding sequence ATGCAGTCTCATCCCATTAAGTTTTTCGCAACTTCCCTGGGCAACTGGTTCATGATTGAAATTGCCCAGATCTTTATAGAGGGCATTAGGCAGTCTGGCATAGAGGCAGAACTGCTGATTGACGTTCTTCCTTCAAAAACCGATAAATCTCCCCAGGTTATCGTCGCTCCCCATGAGTTTTATCCCTTGTTTTTCGAGGAAGAAAAGAGCGACGATGAGATTATTGATCTTACTCAATCGGTCTATTTCTTAACCGTAGAGCAACCGGGCAGTAGCTGGTTTGAAATTGCCTATAACTATGCCCGCTACACCCGAGGCGTATTTGATATTAACGCTCAGGGTGTTTCAGAATTTAAGCAGCGTGGTATTGAAGCTGTTTATGCTCCGCTAGGGTTAAGCCCTTGCCTGGAACTAAAAGGACATTGTGCTGAGACCAAAAGCCAGGAAATCGACCTGCTCTTTATGGGAGTTTGGTCTAATAAAAGAGAGCGTTTTATCTCCAAGTACGCCAGCTTTTTCAATGCCTTTCGCTCCCAGCTGATCATCACGCGCCTAGAAAAACCTAGGTCAGTCAATACTCCCGGTTTTTATACCGGCAAAGCGCGCAATGAGCTGTTAGCTTCTAGCAAAATTCTGGTGAATGTTCATTCCAGCGATCGCACCTATCTGGAATGGCACCGAGTGCTGGTAGCGCTGGCAAATCGCTGCTTAGTAGTCTCAGAAACAAGCGAGGCCATCGAGCCATTGGTGAGCGGTCAGCATTTTATAATGTGCGATCTAGACGAAATCCCGGCGGCTTGTGAGTACTACCTCAAACACGAAGAAGAAAGACTCTCGATTGTTAATCGAGCTTACGAGTTCTTGAAGCGCGAACATACCTCAGCCCTGCTGGCAGCTCCCCTGCTGGAAAAATTTGCAGTTAAATCCCCAGTGATATGCAATCTATCGAACTAG
- a CDS encoding transketolase C-terminal domain-containing protein: MTSFPIDLGAYQRISLDASNPTLTDEQRNALKANIQLCRDAIVFFTATGAARGVGGHTGGPYDTVPEVVILDALFRGKPDAYVPIYFDEAGHRVGTQYLMAALAGDIPAEQLMHYREAHHDLPGHPELGLTPGVKFSSGRLGHMWPYVNGVALANPGKTAFCLGSDGAQQEGNDAEAARLAVAQHINVKLLIDDNDVTIAGHPSEYLGGFNVRKTLEGHGLKVLEGDGEDVDGLYTRICEAINTPGPVAVINKRPMCPGIEGLEGSNHGHDVISVKGAIQYLESKGLTEAVEILKGISGRKNDYTFLGASDKQGSNRNVFGEAVVEVLGTMSEEDRKNNVLVVDSDLEGSCGLTQIRKAHPEVFISGGIMERGNISAAAGFGMAEGKQGIFATFSAFLEMCISEITMARLNRSNLLCHFSHAGIDDMADNTCHFGMNNMFADNGLDDGYETRLYFPADANQMRACVKAVFHNPGLRFIFSTRSKVPILLNSEGGELFGGDYTFTPGKDEVLREGSAGYIVTYGDSVYRALDAVERLKQEGLDVGLINKATLNVVDEEMMAKIGKAPFVLVTEAFNRRTGLGSRFGTWLLERGYTPKYAHMGTHHEGSGGLWEQYEHQNIGSPGIMAKVKELVG; this comes from the coding sequence ATGACGAGTTTTCCCATTGATCTGGGCGCATACCAGCGGATCTCCCTCGATGCGTCAAACCCCACCCTCACCGACGAGCAGCGGAATGCTCTCAAGGCCAACATTCAGCTCTGCCGCGATGCGATCGTGTTCTTCACAGCAACGGGAGCAGCCAGAGGCGTTGGCGGTCATACCGGCGGCCCCTACGACACTGTGCCCGAAGTGGTGATTTTAGATGCGCTGTTCCGGGGCAAGCCTGATGCCTACGTGCCCATCTACTTTGATGAGGCAGGACACCGCGTTGGCACCCAGTACCTAATGGCAGCCTTAGCTGGAGATATCCCCGCCGAACAGCTCATGCACTACCGGGAAGCCCACCACGATCTCCCCGGACACCCCGAACTCGGCCTCACCCCCGGTGTGAAGTTTAGTTCTGGGCGGCTGGGCCACATGTGGCCCTACGTCAACGGCGTCGCCCTGGCAAACCCCGGCAAAACTGCCTTCTGCCTTGGCTCCGATGGTGCTCAGCAGGAAGGCAACGATGCCGAAGCAGCCCGTCTAGCGGTGGCTCAGCACATCAACGTCAAACTGCTGATCGACGATAACGATGTCACCATTGCCGGTCACCCGTCGGAGTACCTGGGCGGTTTCAACGTTCGCAAAACCCTGGAAGGCCACGGTCTGAAGGTGCTAGAGGGCGACGGCGAAGATGTCGATGGCCTCTATACTCGCATTTGCGAAGCGATCAACACCCCTGGCCCCGTTGCCGTGATCAACAAGCGCCCCATGTGCCCCGGCATTGAAGGGCTAGAAGGCTCTAACCACGGTCACGATGTGATTTCGGTGAAGGGTGCGATTCAGTACCTAGAATCCAAGGGCTTGACTGAAGCGGTAGAAATTCTCAAGGGCATTTCCGGACGCAAGAATGATTACACCTTCCTGGGTGCTAGCGACAAGCAAGGCTCTAACCGCAACGTCTTTGGTGAAGCGGTGGTCGAAGTCCTCGGCACCATGAGCGAAGAAGACCGCAAGAACAACGTTCTGGTGGTCGATAGCGACCTGGAGGGCTCCTGCGGCCTTACCCAGATCCGCAAGGCTCACCCCGAAGTCTTCATCAGCGGCGGCATCATGGAGCGGGGCAACATTTCGGCAGCGGCAGGCTTTGGCATGGCCGAAGGCAAGCAGGGCATCTTTGCCACCTTCAGCGCTTTCCTAGAGATGTGTATCTCTGAAATCACGATGGCGCGGCTTAACAGATCCAACCTGCTGTGCCACTTCTCCCACGCCGGGATTGACGACATGGCCGACAACACCTGCCACTTCGGCATGAACAACATGTTCGCCGACAACGGGCTGGATGACGGCTATGAAACTCGCCTGTACTTCCCTGCCGATGCCAACCAAATGCGGGCCTGCGTGAAAGCTGTCTTCCACAACCCCGGTCTGCGGTTTATCTTCTCTACCCGCTCCAAGGTGCCCATTCTGCTGAACTCAGAGGGCGGTGAGCTGTTTGGCGGTGACTACACCTTCACCCCAGGCAAAGATGAAGTTCTGCGCGAAGGATCAGCAGGCTACATCGTGACCTATGGTGACTCGGTCTATCGCGCCTTGGATGCGGTAGAGCGGTTAAAGCAGGAAGGCCTTGATGTCGGCCTGATCAACAAGGCCACTCTCAACGTTGTAGACGAAGAGATGATGGCCAAGATTGGCAAGGCTCCCTTTGTGCTGGTGACCGAAGCCTTTAACCGTCGCACCGGATTGGGCAGCCGCTTTGGTACCTGGCTGCTAGAGCGGGGCTACACACCCAAGTATGCTCACATGGGCACTCACCACGAGGGCAGCGGCGGACTGTGGGAGCAGTACGAACACCAAAACATCGGTTCCCCAGGCATTATGGCCAAGGTGAAAGAGTTGGTGGGTTAA
- a CDS encoding LuxR C-terminal-related transcriptional regulator, translating into MLDSTRLLFDLQQVGQIAQAISGCLDAGAIATQVTNALVDQFDCVFARIWLVEPDQQTLRLVASSGLYTHTDGSFARVPMGAYKVGKIAQNRVPFLSNQLPEESWVKDRDWAIANNIQGFAGYPLAVKDRVIGVLATFSHYPLAPEFLEVLQVLCMTTTIALDAALQAQRSLQVLQNSRPVGSAAALPLSDQLAAVLTSTRLMLMGTEQSLSPCVVHVFLRAAEVLNQLGCNYCRLTYGDQSANLEALIALTVSGLPTDTAQTAPALTPPQFLELQWMATCLGGTLELQVGTQRRALQCLLQLPYVNPFPQAIPLTPVQTTADPLQAAPPEIEDSSQRLSEREREIIKLLAQGMRDRDIARELHISESTVKFHINNSAAKLSAKNRYQTVYQAAIRGWV; encoded by the coding sequence TTGCTAGATTCCACTCGCCTTTTATTTGACCTGCAGCAAGTGGGTCAGATTGCGCAGGCCATTTCGGGGTGTCTGGATGCGGGTGCGATCGCAACCCAAGTCACCAATGCCCTAGTAGACCAGTTCGACTGCGTTTTTGCCCGCATCTGGCTAGTTGAGCCAGACCAGCAGACCCTACGGCTAGTCGCCTCCTCCGGGCTCTACACCCACACCGACGGCTCCTTTGCCCGGGTGCCGATGGGAGCCTATAAAGTTGGCAAGATTGCTCAAAACCGAGTGCCCTTTCTCAGCAACCAGCTGCCCGAAGAGTCTTGGGTAAAGGACCGGGACTGGGCTATTGCCAACAACATTCAGGGCTTTGCTGGCTATCCCCTAGCCGTGAAAGACCGAGTCATTGGGGTGCTGGCTACCTTCAGCCATTACCCCCTAGCTCCAGAATTTCTAGAGGTGCTGCAGGTGCTATGCATGACCACCACCATTGCCCTCGATGCCGCACTGCAGGCGCAGCGATCGCTGCAGGTTCTACAAAACAGCCGTCCTGTCGGGTCTGCCGCAGCCCTACCCCTATCTGATCAGCTAGCAGCTGTCCTCACCTCAACTCGGCTCATGCTCATGGGCACAGAGCAATCTCTATCCCCCTGCGTCGTCCACGTCTTTTTAAGAGCGGCAGAGGTCTTAAACCAGCTTGGCTGTAACTACTGCCGCCTCACCTATGGCGACCAAAGCGCGAACCTGGAGGCTTTAATAGCCCTAACGGTAAGCGGACTGCCTACAGACACCGCTCAAACAGCACCTGCCCTCACACCACCCCAGTTTCTCGAACTGCAGTGGATGGCTACTTGTCTAGGAGGCACCCTAGAACTTCAGGTAGGTACCCAGCGGCGAGCACTCCAGTGCTTGCTCCAACTTCCTTACGTCAACCCGTTCCCCCAGGCCATCCCCCTCACCCCCGTACAGACAACTGCCGACCCCCTTCAGGCTGCTCCACCAGAGATTGAAGACAGCAGCCAGCGGCTATCGGAGCGGGAGCGAGAGATCATTAAGCTCCTGGCTCAGGGGATGCGCGATCGCGATATTGCCCGCGAACTCCACATCAGCGAAAGCACAGTCAAGTTCCACATCAACAACAGTGCTGCCAAGCTGAGCGCCAAAAATCGCTACCAGACCGTCTATCAGGCAGCGATTCGCGGCTGGGTTTAG
- a CDS encoding MSMEG_0569 family flavin-dependent oxidoreductase — translation MEKHYPVLVIGGGQAGLSISYCLKERGIAHLVFEKEKIGHSWRSKRWDTFCLVTPNWQCMLPGFAYQGDDPNGFMQRDEIVGYIEAYAASFEPLLKEGVEVMRVGQNGLGIFEVTTSIGDFTADQVVVATGGYHLPKIPRIAERLPDELVQLHSSEYRNPALLPEGAVLVVGTGQSGCQIAEDLHLAGRQVHLCVGGAPRSPRRYRGKDVVDWLDQMGYYDLPIDEHPQKETLRHRTNHYVTGRGGGREIDLRQFALEGMKLYGRLKEIQDNGLEFCGNLKQNLDQADAVAESIKKTIDAFIDKNQIDAPTDPPYRPVWEPEEEVLSLDYQVANIKTVIWSIGYETNFRWVEIPVFDGKGYPGHDRGVTPVKGLYFLGLPWLYTWGSGRFSGIARDARYLADYIVSRQRSKAAPRTHTLDEVALLREVVIGS, via the coding sequence ATGGAAAAACACTATCCTGTTCTCGTCATTGGTGGAGGACAGGCGGGCCTGTCTATAAGCTATTGCCTCAAAGAAAGGGGCATTGCCCATCTGGTATTTGAGAAGGAGAAGATTGGGCATTCCTGGCGTTCTAAACGATGGGACACCTTCTGTCTGGTAACTCCGAACTGGCAATGTATGCTGCCAGGCTTTGCTTACCAAGGAGACGACCCCAATGGGTTTATGCAGCGAGATGAGATTGTTGGCTACATCGAGGCTTACGCAGCTTCCTTTGAGCCGCTGCTTAAAGAGGGCGTTGAGGTCATGCGGGTAGGCCAAAACGGGCTAGGGATCTTTGAGGTCACAACCTCTATTGGAGATTTCACAGCCGATCAGGTCGTTGTAGCTACGGGCGGATACCACCTGCCGAAAATTCCGCGCATAGCAGAGCGGTTGCCGGATGAGCTGGTGCAGCTTCACTCCTCGGAATACCGCAATCCAGCATTGCTGCCGGAGGGAGCCGTTTTAGTGGTGGGGACTGGGCAGTCGGGTTGCCAAATTGCTGAAGATCTCCATTTAGCGGGTCGGCAGGTGCATTTGTGTGTCGGGGGTGCCCCCCGTTCCCCCAGACGATATCGGGGTAAAGATGTGGTCGATTGGCTTGATCAAATGGGCTATTATGACCTGCCCATTGATGAGCACCCCCAGAAGGAGACTCTGCGGCACCGCACCAATCACTATGTCACAGGGCGCGGGGGTGGGCGGGAAATTGATCTGCGTCAGTTTGCCCTAGAGGGGATGAAGCTGTACGGCAGGCTGAAGGAGATTCAGGATAACGGGCTGGAGTTTTGCGGCAATCTCAAGCAAAACTTAGACCAGGCTGATGCTGTCGCCGAAAGCATCAAGAAAACGATTGATGCCTTTATCGACAAGAATCAGATCGATGCGCCAACCGATCCACCCTATCGTCCGGTGTGGGAACCCGAAGAAGAAGTCTTATCCCTTGACTATCAGGTGGCCAATATTAAGACTGTGATCTGGAGTATTGGCTACGAAACTAATTTCCGTTGGGTAGAAATTCCGGTGTTTGACGGCAAGGGCTATCCCGGCCATGATCGGGGCGTTACCCCGGTTAAAGGGCTGTACTTCCTGGGTTTGCCCTGGCTCTACACCTGGGGGTCGGGCCGCTTCTCCGGCATTGCTCGTGATGCGCGCTACTTGGCCGACTATATTGTTTCGCGTCAGCGATCCAAAGCAGCCCCGCGAACGCACACCCTCGATGAGGTAGCGCTGCTCCGCGAAGTGGTGATTGGCTCCTAA
- a CDS encoding MSMEG_0572/Sll0783 family nitrogen starvation response protein, whose translation MPEVTMPAHKSGDFFVDYEEKVFPDVKADPGEKALVTFHTVAFEGSIGLVNLLQATRLIRKGFETSVLLYGPGVTLGVQRGFPKLGDEAFPGHQNMNNQLMKIMEEGGKVYACRFALQALYGHGEPSLMPGIRPISPLDVLDLVLIHRKENAFILDTWTL comes from the coding sequence ATGCCTGAAGTAACAATGCCTGCTCACAAATCCGGCGACTTTTTCGTGGATTACGAAGAAAAAGTCTTTCCTGATGTCAAAGCAGATCCTGGTGAAAAGGCTCTAGTAACATTCCACACGGTTGCCTTTGAAGGGTCAATTGGTCTAGTCAACCTGCTTCAAGCAACTCGCCTCATTCGTAAGGGGTTTGAGACCTCCGTTCTGCTGTATGGTCCTGGGGTCACCCTCGGCGTTCAGCGCGGTTTCCCGAAGCTGGGAGACGAAGCATTTCCAGGCCACCAAAACATGAACAATCAGCTTATGAAGATCATGGAAGAGGGCGGCAAGGTTTATGCCTGTCGTTTTGCTCTGCAAGCTCTTTATGGTCACGGCGAGCCCTCTTTGATGCCCGGCATCCGGCCAATTAGTCCCTTGGATGTCTTGGATTTAGTGTTGATTCACCGCAAGGAAAACGCATTTATTCTCGATACCTGGACACTGTAA